A DNA window from Leptospira selangorensis contains the following coding sequences:
- a CDS encoding FAD-binding dehydrogenase, with translation MEEKKKEKTSLSTEVLVIGAGLAGIVIALDLLDAGKKVILVDRDSEDRLGGLARLSFGGIFMVDTPIQRWNGIQDSISLALSDWNSTAEFSKGDTFPKLWAQEYVNRSLEDIFYYLKGKSVGFFPVVHWVERGMFKPGNSVPRFHMVWGTGDGLISALKKNLYSHKNLNKLRFLFKTRAKELIRSGKKIQGCIAESETDGRRYEIFAEHTVLASGGIAGDMKKIRKHWPKSLGKPPEIILNGSHKYAIGDLHTASAKIGANLTHLDKMWNYAAGVHHPDPKWEGEGLSLVPPKSALWLDSKGERIGPIPLVTGFDTRYLVERICAQEEKFSWQIMNWKIAVKELAVSGSEFNDSIRNKDFLGFLKTVFFGNEPFVKKISSECPDFVVANSISELAEGMNQLNEDRSINAERLERTILEYDEMIERGETFHNDDQLRRITQLRNYRGDRARTCKFQKILDRKAMPLIAIREFILTRKSMGGIQTDLRSRVLDPRGNPIEGLYAVGEAAGFGGGGIHGKGALEGTFLGSCILTSRIAARSIIKP, from the coding sequence ATGGAAGAGAAGAAAAAAGAAAAAACATCCTTATCCACCGAAGTTTTAGTGATCGGAGCAGGTCTCGCAGGGATCGTTATCGCTTTGGATCTATTAGATGCTGGAAAGAAAGTGATCTTGGTAGATCGTGATTCTGAGGATCGATTGGGTGGTCTTGCTCGACTTTCTTTCGGAGGTATCTTTATGGTAGATACTCCGATCCAAAGATGGAACGGAATACAGGATAGTATTTCTTTGGCTCTTTCCGATTGGAATTCTACCGCTGAATTTTCGAAAGGAGATACGTTCCCAAAACTTTGGGCTCAAGAATACGTTAACCGATCTTTAGAGGATATATTCTATTATTTGAAGGGAAAATCCGTCGGTTTTTTTCCGGTCGTACATTGGGTGGAAAGAGGAATGTTCAAACCGGGGAATAGTGTTCCTAGGTTCCATATGGTTTGGGGAACGGGAGATGGTCTTATCTCCGCATTAAAGAAAAACTTATACTCCCATAAAAATCTGAATAAACTTCGCTTTCTATTTAAAACTCGAGCCAAGGAACTGATCCGTTCCGGAAAAAAGATCCAAGGTTGTATTGCGGAATCTGAAACGGATGGAAGAAGATACGAGATCTTCGCAGAACATACCGTGCTCGCTAGCGGTGGAATCGCAGGAGACATGAAGAAGATCAGGAAACATTGGCCCAAATCCCTTGGCAAGCCCCCGGAGATCATTCTGAACGGTTCTCATAAATATGCGATCGGAGATCTTCATACTGCTTCCGCTAAGATAGGAGCGAATCTAACTCATCTAGATAAGATGTGGAATTATGCGGCAGGTGTTCATCATCCTGATCCAAAATGGGAAGGAGAAGGACTCAGTCTTGTTCCTCCTAAATCTGCTCTATGGCTGGATTCAAAAGGAGAAAGGATAGGACCGATTCCTTTGGTCACCGGCTTTGATACTCGTTATCTTGTAGAAAGGATCTGTGCTCAAGAAGAGAAATTTTCATGGCAGATCATGAATTGGAAGATTGCAGTCAAAGAACTTGCAGTTTCAGGTTCTGAATTTAACGACTCGATCCGCAATAAGGACTTTTTAGGATTTTTGAAAACGGTATTTTTCGGGAACGAACCTTTCGTAAAAAAGATCAGTTCCGAATGTCCGGATTTCGTAGTGGCAAATTCAATTTCAGAACTTGCAGAAGGAATGAACCAACTGAATGAAGATCGTTCTATCAATGCAGAAAGATTGGAAAGAACAATCTTGGAATACGATGAGATGATTGAAAGAGGAGAAACATTCCATAACGACGATCAACTCAGAAGGATCACTCAACTTCGTAATTATAGAGGAGATCGTGCTAGGACTTGTAAGTTCCAAAAGATCTTAGATCGAAAAGCGATGCCTCTAATTGCGATACGTGAATTTATCCTAACTCGAAAATCTATGGGAGGGATCCAAACCGACTTAAGATCCAGAGTTTTGGATCCCAGAGGAAATCCTATAGAAGGTCTGTATGCAGTGGGAGAAGCAGCCGGTTTCGGCGGCGGAGGTATCCACGGCAAAGGCGCTTTAGAAGGTACCTTCTTAGGAAGTTGTATACTTACCTCCAGAATAGCCGCTCGTTCTATTATAAAACCATAA